In Verrucomicrobiota bacterium, the following are encoded in one genomic region:
- a CDS encoding glycosyl hydrolase: MNKTTTLVSSLLLVVSSMLVTVGSALTPVSQIQITDGLLIDPHSTPETRALFINMQQQAKKSLLYGVHRAYTKGYHKKDNKNFDNSDLKEVVGENPAVLGLDFTGHENFKTPDDFWAPNPTYEDTTYGKIIKAVHSRGGVITISWHMSNPKTGNNYNDRDDRKTVKHILEGNIVDGVDVRANFFRYLDHAADFFKAMKDKNGKHIPIFFRPLHEQYHNVFWWSGNAASVEEYNQLWYLMIGYLRDVKEVRNLIYIISPNRVGNMEDYMEKFPGHDWVDGYGLDWYAVNDFSKQLEQASELLVGLAREYNKIAVLSEIGVKNGMTSETSAKWYSSHALKLKDNPVASEVAWFLQWSSRHGNNTSWSPVKQKHRPDIAHILPDFEIFYNDKWTVFEDDMPALGIYDFKADSPVPIITTTNLKSVSNQDNYSEWIRVTGGDGALTWSLEDGELPPGLRLSQTTGQISGTVNGSSGEYGIAIRVTDADGDSDVRIYAINVWPSGDQESELVMHLDATVKSSVVGNPVTRWKDQSGNKNHGNLQAGSITYPSTEIFESGFSGVDFGSATSALELFNAEDSDIWLDQSGQNPQGFAVLMAYKRMGSNANGRQDIVGNESNTKSGFLVRMFSGTIQSALNGKILSQSGSVAEGNSVVVGVNYHAETGLFELWDSQSGSTSSTTVSPADFSKNVPVLLGMTTKTGRYLDGLVGEVKVFDGSLSAQAFASEQEALVQKWAIISGQMLRPAELVLHLNAIDSSSVVGNPVSQWSDLSGLGNHATPSKGAVTYPSMALFPSGLKGLDFGNGHNSLELFDAQESDGLLDQTGSDGFAVFLTYRKTGNETDQQDLLGNVSKTDASENGGFVLRLSSGGVLRAMMGDVSLSSNGDTLKIGDSMVIGVRYLADTGLLELYNSLGNTADTATVTAADFSNSSPLTLGSANKQSRYAMGVIGEVKMFSGVMDSDTLQSEWAALYSKWITNETDYWALGLGFDIGGEDEDFDGDGVSNFIEYVFGGSPMDSSVQTFPVRMKNNAGTLFYSHARRIDSNGLTYQVQSSYNLEPDSWKDINPTLINRQSMDDQFEIVEHEIANQELNGESALFIRVKAIK, translated from the coding sequence GTGAATAAGACAACAACCTTGGTAAGCTCCCTCCTTCTAGTAGTCAGTTCTATGTTGGTCACAGTCGGGTCAGCGCTAACACCTGTATCCCAAATTCAGATAACGGATGGATTATTGATTGATCCTCATTCTACGCCTGAGACGAGAGCCTTATTTATCAATATGCAGCAGCAAGCAAAAAAGAGTCTCCTCTACGGGGTTCACCGGGCTTATACGAAAGGTTATCACAAGAAGGACAACAAGAATTTTGATAACTCTGATTTAAAAGAGGTTGTAGGCGAGAACCCAGCAGTGCTGGGTTTAGATTTTACCGGACATGAAAATTTCAAAACACCTGACGATTTCTGGGCGCCAAACCCCACATATGAAGATACTACTTATGGTAAAATTATTAAGGCAGTCCACTCTCGAGGTGGCGTGATTACCATCAGTTGGCACATGTCTAATCCCAAAACGGGTAATAACTATAATGACCGCGATGATCGGAAAACGGTAAAACATATTTTAGAGGGAAATATAGTAGATGGCGTTGACGTGCGGGCCAATTTTTTCAGGTACCTGGATCATGCAGCCGATTTTTTCAAAGCTATGAAAGATAAGAATGGTAAGCACATTCCCATCTTTTTTCGTCCCCTGCACGAGCAATATCACAACGTTTTTTGGTGGTCAGGAAATGCCGCGAGTGTCGAAGAATATAATCAGCTTTGGTACCTGATGATCGGTTACCTTCGAGACGTTAAGGAAGTGCGGAATCTTATCTACATTATTTCGCCAAACAGAGTCGGTAATATGGAGGATTACATGGAGAAATTTCCGGGCCATGATTGGGTAGATGGTTACGGACTTGATTGGTATGCCGTGAATGATTTTTCGAAGCAGCTGGAGCAAGCCAGTGAGTTGCTTGTTGGTTTGGCAAGGGAATACAACAAAATTGCAGTGCTTTCAGAAATTGGCGTCAAAAATGGAATGACATCCGAGACTTCTGCCAAATGGTATAGTTCCCATGCGTTAAAGCTTAAGGATAACCCAGTGGCCTCTGAAGTTGCCTGGTTCTTGCAGTGGTCTTCCAGGCATGGCAACAATACTTCATGGTCTCCAGTTAAACAAAAGCATCGGCCAGATATTGCTCATATATTGCCTGACTTTGAGATTTTTTATAATGACAAATGGACAGTCTTTGAAGACGATATGCCGGCTTTGGGCATTTATGATTTTAAAGCGGATAGCCCAGTGCCTATCATTACGACAACGAATTTGAAAAGTGTTTCTAACCAAGACAACTACTCAGAGTGGATAAGGGTGACAGGTGGTGATGGTGCTTTGACCTGGTCATTAGAAGATGGAGAATTACCACCTGGGTTGCGGTTAAGTCAAACTACCGGGCAGATTAGCGGAACGGTGAACGGTAGTAGCGGTGAGTACGGTATTGCCATCCGGGTGACGGATGCCGACGGAGATTCCGATGTGAGGATTTATGCCATTAACGTTTGGCCATCAGGCGATCAAGAGAGTGAGTTGGTTATGCATCTTGATGCCACTGTGAAATCATCTGTTGTGGGCAACCCGGTAACTCGTTGGAAGGATCAGTCAGGCAACAAAAATCACGGAAATCTGCAAGCGGGCTCGATTACTTATCCCAGCACTGAAATCTTTGAATCTGGGTTTAGTGGCGTGGACTTTGGATCTGCAACCAGTGCTCTAGAATTGTTCAATGCAGAGGATTCTGATATCTGGCTGGACCAATCGGGTCAAAACCCTCAAGGCTTTGCTGTGCTTATGGCTTACAAGCGAATGGGAAGCAATGCAAACGGCCGGCAGGACATTGTCGGTAATGAATCGAACACGAAATCCGGCTTTTTGGTTCGTATGTTCAGTGGTACTATACAATCTGCCCTGAATGGTAAGATCTTGAGCCAAAGTGGATCAGTAGCAGAAGGAAATTCAGTTGTTGTTGGTGTCAATTATCATGCGGAAACTGGGCTTTTCGAGCTTTGGGATTCTCAATCCGGCTCCACGAGTAGCACGACAGTTTCTCCGGCAGATTTCTCAAAAAATGTTCCCGTACTCCTAGGGATGACTACCAAAACCGGTCGTTATTTAGATGGTCTTGTCGGCGAAGTGAAGGTTTTTGATGGATCTCTGAGCGCGCAAGCATTTGCGTCTGAGCAGGAGGCTTTAGTGCAAAAGTGGGCTATAATTTCGGGTCAGATGCTAAGGCCTGCCGAACTGGTATTGCACTTGAATGCTATCGATAGCAGCTCAGTTGTAGGAAACCCGGTAAGCCAATGGTCAGATCTTTCTGGTCTTGGAAACCATGCGACTCCGAGTAAGGGAGCCGTCACCTATCCGAGTATGGCGCTCTTTCCTTCCGGTCTCAAAGGCCTTGATTTTGGAAATGGGCATAATTCACTGGAACTCTTCGATGCGCAAGAATCAGATGGCTTACTCGACCAGACTGGTAGTGATGGTTTTGCTGTATTCCTCACCTATCGTAAAACGGGCAATGAAACCGACCAACAGGATTTGCTCGGTAATGTCTCTAAAACAGATGCTTCTGAGAATGGCGGATTCGTATTGCGGCTAAGCTCGGGCGGAGTGCTACGTGCAATGATGGGGGATGTTTCACTAAGCAGTAATGGAGATACTCTTAAAATTGGCGATTCTATGGTCATAGGCGTTCGCTACCTAGCTGATACCGGGCTCCTTGAGCTCTATAACTCTCTCGGGAATACGGCCGACACTGCCACGGTCACTGCCGCAGATTTTTCCAATTCTAGCCCGCTGACTCTAGGTTCGGCGAACAAGCAAAGCCGTTATGCAATGGGCGTCATAGGAGAAGTCAAAATGTTTAGCGGAGTCATGGATTCGGATACGCTCCAATCCGAGTGGGCCGCTTTGTACTCTAAATGGATAACAAATGAAACCGACTACTGGGCTTTGGGACTAGGCTTCGATATTGGAGGTGAAGACGAGGACTTCGATGGGGACGGGGTATCTAATTTTATTGAATACGTTTTTGGCGGATCGCCCATGGATAGCTCAGTGCAAACGTTTCCGGTTAGAATGAAAAATAATGCGGGAACCCTCTTCTATTCCCATGCTCGTCGTATAGATAGCAATGGCCTAACCTATCAAGTTCAAAGCTCATATAACCTAGAACCTGACAGTTGGAAGGATATCAATCCGACTCTTATTAATCGGCAGTCGATGGATGATCAATTTGAGATAGTCGAGCATGAGATCGCGAACCAAGAATTGAATGGAGAATCTGCTCTATTTATCCGTGTCAAGGCGATTAAGTGA
- a CDS encoding glycosyl hydrolase — MNKKTTLISPLALATCHIALTVASAQIPMSEIEVSNGLLIDPHSTPETRALYVNVQQQAKKSLLYGVQRPFTRGYHNGDNEDFDDFDFDVSDLKDVCGEHPAVVGLDFLEHQSFDLPNELWEPRPTYEESTYGRIIKTVYSRGGVITMSWHMSNPKTGAKYWDRDDKKTVQYVLEGQIVDGVDVRANFYRFLDQAADFFKAMKDENGKLIPIFFRPLHEQYHDSFWWSGDGATVEQYNQLWYEMIGYLRDTREVRNLIYIISPNKTDKEQKYVEKFPGHNWVDAYGIDWYSRSNFYGQIERSSELIVRMAREHNKIAVLTEIGVKGGMTSETSASWYSIHALQLKDNPVASEVAWFHQWSSKIYDFAWSPVKKSFRPDLAHTIPDFLKFYNDEWTVFADGMPALGIYDFKADSPVPIITTTNLKSVSNQENYSERIRVTGGDGALTWSLEDGELPPGLTLNKNTGQISGTVNGSGGEYGIAIRVTDADGDSDVRIYAINVWPSGDQGSELVMHLDATVKSSVVGNPVTRWKDQSGNKNHGNLEAGSITYPSTETFASELSGVDFGSAASALELFNAKDSDIWLDQSGQNPQGFAVLMAYKRMGSNANGRQDILGNESNTKSGFLVRTFSGTIQSALNGKTLSQSGSVAEGNSVVLGINYHAGTGLFELWDSLSGSTSRTTVSPADFSKDAPVLLGMTNKPSRYLDGLVGEVKVFNGSLSTQAFASEQEVLVQKWATGSVSGPGAAELVLHLNATDASSVVGNPVSQWSDLSGLGNHATPSKGAVTYPSVALFPSGLTGIDFGSGRNSLELFDVQESDGLLDQTGSDGFAVFLTYRKTGNETDQQDLLGNVSKTDASENGGFVVRLSSGGVLRAMMGDASLSSAGDNLKIGDSMVIGIRYLADAGLLELYNSLGDTVDTATAAAADFSNSSPLTLGSANKQSRYAMGVIGEVKIFSGAMDSDVFQSELSALNSKWITNETDYWASGLGFDIGGEDEDFDGDGVSNFIEYVFGGSPMDSSVQMFPVRMKNIAGTLLYSHARRINSNGLIYQVQTSSTLEPGSWRDINPVINNVTPLDDVFEEIDYEFPSGEDALFIRVKATK, encoded by the coding sequence ATGAATAAAAAGACAACCTTGATAAGCCCCTTGGCTCTAGCGACTTGTCACATTGCTTTGACTGTTGCTTCTGCTCAAATACCGATGTCTGAAATTGAAGTAAGCAACGGATTATTAATTGACCCTCATTCCACACCGGAGACTCGAGCATTATATGTCAATGTTCAGCAACAAGCGAAAAAAAGCCTTCTTTACGGAGTGCAACGTCCTTTTACGAGGGGCTATCATAATGGGGATAATGAGGATTTTGATGACTTCGACTTTGATGTTTCAGATCTTAAGGATGTATGTGGAGAGCATCCAGCCGTGGTTGGGCTAGATTTTCTAGAACACCAAAGCTTTGATTTACCCAACGAGCTTTGGGAGCCTAGGCCGACGTACGAAGAGTCTACCTATGGTAGAATTATCAAGACTGTTTATTCCCGAGGTGGAGTGATTACCATGAGTTGGCATATGTCGAATCCAAAAACAGGTGCAAAATACTGGGACCGTGATGACAAAAAAACAGTGCAATATGTCTTGGAGGGTCAAATTGTAGATGGTGTAGACGTGCGGGCTAATTTTTACAGATTTCTGGACCAGGCAGCTGATTTTTTCAAAGCTATGAAAGATGAGAACGGCAAGCTAATTCCTATCTTTTTTCGTCCTTTGCATGAGCAATACCACGACTCTTTTTGGTGGTCAGGGGATGGAGCAACTGTTGAACAATACAATCAGCTTTGGTACGAAATGATTGGATATCTTCGAGACACTAGGGAGGTGCGCAATCTTATTTATATCATTTCACCCAACAAAACGGATAAGGAACAAAAGTACGTGGAAAAATTTCCCGGTCACAATTGGGTAGATGCTTATGGAATCGATTGGTATAGCAGATCGAATTTTTACGGACAGATTGAGCGTTCTAGTGAGTTGATTGTCCGTATGGCGCGAGAGCATAATAAGATTGCAGTTCTTACCGAAATCGGAGTCAAAGGTGGGATGACGTCCGAGACTTCAGCATCTTGGTACAGCATCCATGCTTTACAGCTCAAAGACAACCCAGTGGCCTCAGAAGTCGCCTGGTTCCATCAATGGTCCTCAAAAATATATGATTTTGCATGGAGTCCGGTCAAAAAATCCTTTAGACCTGATCTGGCTCATACAATACCTGATTTTCTAAAATTCTATAATGACGAATGGACAGTCTTTGCAGATGGTATGCCAGCATTGGGCATTTATGATTTTAAAGCAGACAGCCCAGTACCCATCATTACGACAACGAATTTGAAAAGTGTTTCTAACCAAGAAAACTACTCAGAGCGGATAAGGGTGACCGGTGGTGATGGTGCTTTGACCTGGTCATTAGAGGATGGAGAATTACCGCCAGGCTTGACACTAAATAAAAATACCGGCCAAATAAGCGGCACGGTCAACGGTAGTGGCGGAGAGTACGGTATTGCCATCCGGGTGACGGATGCCGACGGAGATTCCGATGTGAGGATTTATGCCATTAACGTCTGGCCATCAGGCGATCAAGGGAGTGAGTTGGTTATGCATCTTGATGCCACTGTGAAATCATCTGTTGTGGGTAACCCGGTAACTCGTTGGAAGGATCAGTCAGGCAACAAAAATCACGGAAATCTGGAAGCGGGCTCGATTACCTATCCCAGCACTGAAACCTTTGCCTCTGAGCTTAGCGGTGTGGACTTTGGATCTGCCGCCAGTGCTCTGGAGTTGTTCAATGCAAAGGATTCTGATATCTGGCTGGACCAGTCAGGTCAAAACCCTCAAGGTTTTGCTGTGCTTATGGCTTACAAGCGGATGGGAAGTAATGCAAATGGTAGGCAGGACATTCTCGGTAATGAATCGAACACGAAATCCGGCTTTTTGGTTCGTACGTTCAGTGGTACTATACAATCTGCGCTGAATGGTAAGACCTTGAGCCAAAGTGGATCAGTAGCAGAAGGAAATTCTGTTGTTCTTGGTATCAATTATCATGCTGGAACTGGGCTTTTCGAGCTTTGGGATTCTCTATCCGGCTCCACGAGTAGGACGACAGTTTCTCCGGCAGATTTTTCCAAAGATGCTCCTGTGCTTCTAGGGATGACCAACAAACCCAGTCGTTATTTAGATGGTCTTGTCGGTGAAGTGAAAGTTTTTAATGGATCTCTGAGCACGCAAGCATTTGCATCTGAGCAGGAGGTTCTAGTGCAAAAGTGGGCCACAGGCTCGGTTTCGGGGCCAGGAGCTGCGGAACTTGTATTGCATCTGAATGCTACAGATGCTAGCTCTGTTGTAGGAAACCCGGTAAGCCAATGGTCAGATCTTTCTGGTCTAGGAAATCATGCAACTCCCAGTAAGGGAGCCGTTACCTATCCGAGTGTAGCTTTATTCCCTTCCGGGCTCACAGGGATTGATTTTGGAAGTGGACGCAACTCCTTGGAACTGTTCGATGTCCAAGAATCAGATGGCTTGCTCGACCAGACTGGTAGTGATGGTTTTGCTGTATTTCTCACCTATCGTAAAACGGGCAATGAAACCGACCAGCAGGATTTGCTTGGTAATGTCTCAAAAACGGATGCTTCTGAGAATGGTGGATTCGTGGTGCGGCTAAGTTCAGGTGGAGTGCTACGTGCAATGATGGGGGACGCCTCATTAAGCAGTGCTGGAGATAATCTTAAAATTGGCGATTCTATGGTCATAGGGATTCGCTATTTAGCTGACGCTGGGCTCCTTGAGCTCTATAATTCCCTCGGAGACACGGTCGACACTGCCACGGCTGCCGCCGCAGATTTTTCCAATTCCAGCCCACTGACTCTGGGTTCGGCGAACAAGCAAAGCCGTTATGCAATGGGCGTCATAGGAGAAGTCAAAATATTTAGCGGAGCCATGGATTCGGATGTGTTTCAATCCGAGTTGTCGGCTTTGAACTCTAAATGGATAACAAATGAGACAGACTATTGGGCTTCGGGACTAGGCTTCGATATTGGAGGTGAAGACGAGGACTTCGATGGGGACGGGGTGTCTAATTTTATTGAATACGTCTTTGGTGGATCACCTATGGATAGCTCAGTGCAAATGTTTCCAGTTAGAATGAAAAACATTGCGGGTACCCTTCTCTACTCCCATGCTCGTCGTATAAATAGCAATGGCTTAATCTATCAAGTTCAAACCTCATCTACCCTAGAACCCGGAAGCTGGAGAGATATTAATCCGGTTATCAATAATGTAACCCCATTAGATGATGTATTCGAAGAAATCGACTATGAGTTTCCAAGTGGGGAAGATGCCCTATTTATTCGTGTGAAAGCTACGAAATAA
- a CDS encoding sulfatase-like hydrolase/transferase: protein MGNGQLQRLYCTLSIGWLYKKHVDTLRYDQSYGLSYRKATGAVDDLRLRELTIVLFMSDNGSARNVPGSRVTDEEWEEHMTPLQLRGKKSTVYENGIRSPLFLRWGDRLKAVVNSQLLMVMDILLHPWERWVELKRQEDWEERVLLIY, encoded by the coding sequence ATGGGAAATGGGCAGCTCCAAAGACTGTATTGCACGTTATCAATCGGCTGGTTATATAAAAAGCATGTCGACACTTTACGGTATGATCAGTCATATGGACTATCATATAGGAAGGCTACTGGAGCCGTAGACGATTTGAGACTAAGGGAATTGACAATTGTTTTGTTTATGAGCGACAACGGCTCGGCTCGAAATGTGCCGGGCAGTCGTGTGACGGATGAAGAATGGGAAGAGCATATGACCCCGCTTCAACTACGCGGGAAAAAATCCACAGTTTATGAAAATGGGATACGGTCACCATTGTTCCTTCGCTGGGGAGATCGTCTCAAAGCGGTTGTAAATAGTCAGTTATTGATGGTCATGGACATACTGCTACATCCATGGGAGAGATGGGTGGAGCTCAAGCGCCAGGAGGACTGGGAGGAGAGAGTTTTGTTAATTTATTAA